One stretch of Streptomyces hygroscopicus DNA includes these proteins:
- a CDS encoding AMP-dependent synthetase — MTLPLPLSPSAHVDTFTRDRLPPAHLWPTLEFTTPELRYPDRLNAATELIDTPTALFGPGRPALRTPDGGLCTYGELRTRANQVAQVLTEDLGLVPGQRVLLRSPNNPWTVAAWLGVLKAGGVVVTTMAALRARELTPIAERTRPSIALVDHRFTEEVRTVRDTVLPGLTVVGYGGGGPEDLVARATVKSGEFTNVDTAADDVALLGPTSGSTGAPKITMHFHRDILSIDNTFGRHTMGLVPDDLVACTAPLAFTFGLGMLVVFPLRAGACALLTESATPSQLADIVRRHGVTVLATAPTAYRAILREGREQQLAGVRIGVSAGEHIPRTTWEDLRSRSGLKVVDGIGATELLHIFISAAGDAIRPGATGQAVPGFRATILGPDGTELGPGEPGRLGVIGPVGCRYLGGERQRDYVQEGWNITGDIFHRDEDGYFHYHARSDSMIVSSGYNIGGPEVESAIDTHPDVVESAVVARPDPERGSVVCAFVVLRDGVSGDAAKVKEIQDHVKQLLAPYKYPRDVRFRDALPRNTSGKLQRFKLLRQVRQAHDDERATEAVAES; from the coding sequence GTGACTCTTCCGCTCCCCCTCTCACCCTCCGCACACGTCGACACCTTCACGCGCGACCGGCTGCCGCCCGCGCACCTGTGGCCGACGCTCGAGTTCACGACGCCGGAACTGCGCTACCCGGACCGGCTCAACGCGGCGACCGAGCTCATCGACACTCCCACCGCGCTGTTCGGCCCCGGCCGTCCCGCCCTGCGCACCCCGGACGGCGGACTGTGCACCTACGGCGAACTGCGCACCCGCGCCAATCAGGTCGCCCAGGTGCTCACCGAGGACCTCGGCCTGGTGCCGGGGCAGCGTGTCCTGCTGCGCTCGCCCAACAACCCCTGGACCGTCGCGGCCTGGCTCGGCGTCCTCAAGGCCGGTGGCGTCGTGGTGACCACGATGGCCGCCCTGCGCGCCCGGGAGCTCACCCCGATCGCCGAACGCACCCGGCCGTCGATCGCCCTGGTGGACCACCGGTTCACCGAGGAGGTCCGCACCGTCCGGGACACCGTGCTGCCCGGGCTGACGGTGGTCGGGTACGGCGGTGGCGGCCCGGAGGATCTGGTGGCCAGGGCCACGGTCAAGTCCGGCGAGTTCACCAACGTGGACACCGCCGCCGACGATGTGGCGCTCCTCGGCCCCACCTCGGGGTCCACCGGCGCCCCCAAGATCACCATGCACTTCCACCGCGACATCCTGTCCATCGACAACACCTTCGGCCGCCACACCATGGGCCTGGTACCGGACGATCTGGTCGCCTGCACCGCTCCCCTGGCCTTCACCTTCGGCCTCGGCATGCTGGTCGTCTTCCCGCTGCGGGCCGGTGCCTGCGCCCTGCTGACGGAGTCCGCCACCCCTTCGCAGCTCGCGGATATCGTGCGGCGGCACGGCGTCACCGTCCTGGCGACCGCGCCCACCGCCTACCGGGCGATCCTGCGCGAGGGGCGGGAGCAACAGCTCGCCGGGGTGCGGATCGGAGTCTCGGCGGGCGAGCACATACCTCGCACCACCTGGGAAGATCTGCGGAGTCGCAGTGGCCTGAAGGTGGTCGACGGCATCGGCGCCACCGAGCTGCTGCACATCTTCATCTCCGCCGCCGGGGACGCCATCCGGCCCGGCGCCACGGGACAGGCGGTCCCCGGCTTCCGCGCCACGATCCTCGGACCCGACGGCACGGAACTCGGCCCCGGAGAGCCGGGCAGACTCGGTGTCATCGGCCCGGTCGGCTGCCGTTACCTCGGTGGCGAACGACAGCGGGACTACGTCCAGGAGGGCTGGAACATCACCGGTGACATCTTCCACCGGGACGAGGACGGCTACTTCCACTACCACGCCCGCAGCGACAGCATGATCGTCTCCTCCGGGTACAACATCGGCGGCCCCGAGGTCGAGTCCGCCATCGACACCCACCCCGACGTCGTGGAATCCGCCGTCGTGGCCCGCCCCGACCCGGAGCGCGGCTCGGTCGTGTGCGCCTTCGTGGTGCTGCGGGACGGCGTGTCCGGCGACGCGGCCAAGGTGAAGGAGATACAGGACCACGTCAAGCAGCTCCTGGCGCCCTACAAGTACCCGCGCGATGTGCGGTTCCGGGACGCCCTGCCGCGCAACACCAGCGGCAAACTGCAGCGCTTCAAGCTGCTGCGCCAGGTACGCCAGGCCCATGACGACGAGCGGGCCACCGAGGCCGTCGCCGAGAGTTGA